TAAAATGTTTGGCCGATGAGCGCCGCGTCATTGGGGATCGAGAGCACTGCCGAGCCAAAACCATTTTCAACGCCGGCGCCCAAAAGCGTCATTTGCACGCGTGCAAACGAGCCCGCCGCGGGGATCGTCGAACCAACTCCAGGATCAGCCGCTCCGACCACCAGCACTGCCGAGGCCGCACCGACAGTGTTTGAAACGGCGATCGTAAATCGATCATTGCCGACAACGGGCGGCTCGATCGCGATGGCATTGGGCGGAACGCCGGCGGTTCCGTCGCGGCCTGTTCCTGAGATGGTCGGGACAAACGCCGATTCGGTAAACAGCTTTGGCCGATCAAAGGGCGGCAATTCTTGTGCGACTCGCTGATCTGTGAGCGGCCGTTTGAGAAAGGCGACGAGGGCGGCACGCTGTGCGACCGTCAGATTCAGCGGCCTAACCCGCGTATCGACATTCGGAGCCGGAAAATCGCCGCCGCGGTTGTAAAACTCGACGACGTCCTCGACCGCTGCAAACCTGCCTGTATGAAAGTAGTTGCCCCTGAGTTCGAGATTTCTGAGCGGCGGCGTTTTGAATCGCCCAATGTCCGCGCCGATACCGGTGAGGGCTCCGCGTCCCGGATCGTCCGTGGTCGGGCGGACGCCGACGTTTTGAAAAGTATCATTCGAGAGCAGAGCCCCGCCGTGGCAAAAAGTACATTGCTGAGCTACGAATATCGTGCGGCCTTGCTCCTCTTGCGTAGTCAGCGATTCGAGCTGCGCCGACCAGCGGTCAAGCGGCGTCTGGTCCGAAAACAGTGTTCGCTCGTGCGTCGCGATCGCCATTGCGATGCGCGCCGGCGTGACCTCGGGCGTACCGAATGCTTCCGCAAAAAGCTGTGCGTAATCGCGGCCCGAGAGCCAGTTTGAGAGCCCCGCGGGTATATCGTGAGCAAGTGCCAGCGGCCGTGAGTTGCCGATCCGATCGACTATCGAGGGCCAATCGCGGCCGAGGTGTCCCATCTCTGCGGTGGACATCGGCGGGAAAACGGACTGGCTCTCAAGTCCGCCATAGCTTGATAGGAGCACCGAGTTGGTGATCGGATCGCGAAACTGATCTTTCGCCCGACCATCCCAAAATATACCGTCCACCGTGTATCCGCCGTTCAGATATGAGGGAGCTTTGCGGTTCGTGACTTGCAGCCCCATACCAAATAACGGTGCCGGCGAATACGCTCCGGTAGCGTCATTCTGGGGCACGCCCGGCGAACCGAAAATATCGTCGATGGTGTTAAATGTGTTGTCCGGCCCGGGATGCCGTGTGGCGGGGCCGGTTCGCGGGTCCGAGCCGCCGGCCGCCGGCCGATGACATGTGCCGCACGAGACCGTTTTGGTTGACGAAAGCTGTTCGTCCCAAAATAGCGTCTTGCCGAGATAT
This is a stretch of genomic DNA from Chloracidobacterium sp.. It encodes these proteins:
- a CDS encoding VCBS repeat-containing protein; this encodes MYRVKLCVLVAALVLGLFALFAGPVSERVSGRSSFADLNSPLQLTATDSVYATKVGLHWEPVAYATAYRIFRAVTNDPQSASSIGTTPANYYFDATATAAQQYYYWVRAENAEAVSPLSAGDAGMRAVGNNSPGAPFPPLEPPNVPTGNPITAAKAYLGKTLFWDEQLSSTKTVSCGTCHRPAAGGSDPRTGPATRHPGPDNTFNTIDDIFGSPGVPQNDATGAYSPAPLFGMGLQVTNRKAPSYLNGGYTVDGIFWDGRAKDQFRDPITNSVLLSSYGGLESQSVFPPMSTAEMGHLGRDWPSIVDRIGNSRPLALAHDIPAGLSNWLSGRDYAQLFAEAFGTPEVTPARIAMAIATHERTLFSDQTPLDRWSAQLESLTTQEEQGRTIFVAQQCTFCHGGALLSNDTFQNVGVRPTTDDPGRGALTGIGADIGRFKTPPLRNLELRGNYFHTGRFAAVEDVVEFYNRGGDFPAPNVDTRVRPLNLTVAQRAALVAFLKRPLTDQRVAQELPPFDRPKLFTESAFVPTISGTGRDGTAGVPPNAIAIEPPVVGNDRFTIAVSNTVGAASAVLVVGAADPGVGSTIPAAGSFARVQMTLLGAGVENGFGSAVLSIPNDAALIGQTFYGRWYVTDTGSANGFSVSRLITFTIFGTAAARPAPFDFDGDRKTDISIYRPAVGEWWYERSSNGGNFAAQFGTSSDRTAPADYTGDGKADIAFWRPSSGTWFVLRSEDMSFYAFPFGTGTDVTVPADYDGDGKADAAVFRPSTNTWYIQRSSGGTDIIGFGSAGDKPVPADYDGDGNADIAIFRPNGASGAEWWIRRSSNGSVFAATFGTSTDKPVQGDYTGDGKADIAFWRPADGNWFVLRSEDLSFYSFPFGATGDIPVAGDYDGDGKQDAGVFRPSNATWFVQRSTAGTLIRQFGIAGDLPIPNSFVP